In Kwoniella newhampshirensis strain CBS 13917 chromosome 4, whole genome shotgun sequence, one DNA window encodes the following:
- a CDS encoding haloacid dehalogenase, type II, translated as MSIPPALQPVRSLTFDLMGTCADYTTSLLVLLTSPGSSLPSSVDPRELIKAWRSGFFDTIFELHARGEEKSVDEVHRIVLDRILAQRGVEEDVVGRAEREKLVMGWHDQTAWPDAVQGIQRLRTKYDCVVVANGTTRLQLDIVSSSRLPFHALFSSQLIGHTKPDPKMYCRSMELLRREPAQVAMVAAHAYDLRAAKAVGMRTIYIQRDTEDPDEDMALIQSEVDLFVDGRTSAGIKGGLSQLASILGV; from the exons ATGTCCATCCCACCCGCTCTGCAACCCGTCAGATCACTGACCTTTGATCTCATGGGCACATGTGCAGACTACACCAcatccctcctcgtcctcctcacctcGCCCGGATCCTCGCTCCCATCTTCGGTGGATCCGAGAGAACTGATCAAAGCATGGAGATCAGGCTTCTTCGATACGATCTTCGAACTGCATGcgaggggagaggagaagagcgtCGATGAGGTGCATAGGATCGTACTGGACCGGATACTGGCGCAAAGaggggtggaggaggatgtggtggggagagcagagagggagaagttGGTTATGGGATGGCATGACCAGACAG CATGGCCAGATGCTGTTCAAGGAATCCAACGCTTGAGAACGAAATACGACTG TGTCGTGGTAGCCAACGGAACGACTCGACTTCAGCTGGAtatcgtctcttcctctcgactACCCTTCCACGCCCTGTTCTCTTCTCAGCTCATAGGACATACAAAG CCCGATCCGAAAATGTATTGCCGATCTATGGAATTGCTCCGACGTGAACCGGCGCAGGTCGCCATGGTCGCGGCTCACGCTTATGACTTGCGCGCTGCGAAGGCAGT TGGCATGCGAACGATATATATACAACGAGATACGGAAGATCCAGATGAAGATATGGCATTGATCCAATCGGAAGTAGACCTGTTCGTTGACGGACGGACTTCCGCAGGAATTAAGGGAGGCCTGTCGCAACTAGCAAGCATCCTAGGTGTATAA